DNA sequence from the Fimbriimonadaceae bacterium genome:
AACCGAAGTTACGCAACTGGTCCGCAAGCATTCTACGGTTCGCCAGTGGAACGGTCTTAGTCGAGTCCACTCCGCTCCGAAGAGCGTTCACCGATCTCCTCAGTGAAGACTTTGCTGCCGCTTCTCTCTGGCCGCGGAATCCGATCGGCGCACCTCTCGTTTTCCGTGCTCGGCCTTGATCGCCGGCTGCATGAATAATGTATCACGTCCAGAAGCCGAATGCAACAAGAATTTCATTTTGTTTTCCACAGGAAAAGTGGAAAACATAGGGGATAATGGCAACAGGCCTGGTATCGAAAAGCATTGAGCCAGAAGGTTGTAGAGTTATCTTTGTACAAGACGATCTAATGCTTACAAAAGCGTCGAATTAGAACGGATCATCCACACTCTGCGTATGAGTAAATCGTCCAATCGTGTAGATTGAGCCTGTGTGAACCTGAACAAGCTCGACGTTCGTACCGTTCTATACAGTAGGCCCTCATGAGCGACCATTCCGTCGGCACCCTCGGCAAGTATCAGATCATCCGCGAAATTGCGCGGTCGAATGATATCGTCTACGAGGCCTATGATCCCGTGATGAACCGCAGGGTTGCTCTAAAGGAGCTCGCCATGCCGGGTGGCGCATCCCAACAAGCACGGGAAGAACGCACAAAGCGCTTCCTGCGCGAGGCAAAAGCTGCTGGGAGCATGGCGGACCCCAACATCGTCACGATCTACGAGTACGGTGAAGAGAACGGACGCCATTACATTGCGATGGAGTACCTGGACGGGCACACTCTGCGCAATGAAATCGACACTCAGGGTTTTCTTGAGTTGGGTGAGAGCTTCAGAATCGCACGCGAAGTTCTCAAAGCGCTCGAATATGCTCACAACAAAGGCGTCATTCATCGCGACATCAAACCGGACAACATCCAACTCCTCCCCGACGACCGCGTCAAAATCACTGACTTCGGAATTGCGCGACTTACTTTTGAACCGAACATCACGATGGACGGGCAGGTGTTCGGAACTCCGAGCTACATGTCCCCCGAGCAAGTTGTAGGAAAAGAGATTGACGTCCGCAGTGACCTTTTCAGCGTCGGCGTCATTCTCTACGAGATGATCGGCGGGCAGAAACCGTTCCCTGGCGACAGCGTGGTCGCCATCACCCACGCGATCATGAACCGCGAGCCTGACCAACCGAGGCAAGCAAACCACGTCGTGTGGCAATTCTTGATGCGGGCGATGGACAAGAGTCCACAGCTGCGTTTCCCTTCGGCAACGGCGATGATCGCCGCACTCAACCAAGCCGAGGCATCGACAAAGTCGGTAGTTGCCGACCCCGGACCGACTATGGGCGGCCCGCCGCTCGCCTCAAACAACTACGGCCAGCCGAACCCCTATGCTCAGCCTAATCCTTACGGACAGCAACAGCCAATTGCTGCACCGCCGATTAACAACCCTTACGCATATCCGCAGCCACCCGGTCAACCCGCGCCTCCGCCGACCTATCCCTACAATCCATACAGCCAGAACCAACTTCCTCAGCAGATGGTGCCAGGCTCGTACGTGCCGCAGCAACCGGGCAACGTTTATCCGCCAGTTCCGGTGTACTATCCGCCTCCGCCTCGACAACCTCTTTTCAAGCCGGAGACGAAGCAGTTTCTCGGGAAACTATTCCTAACGATCTTGATTCTGGGGACCCTGTTTGCGCTCGTGTTTGTGGCGCTCACCTCGCTTAACTCAGCGATCCAACAAGCAAACCGACAAGAGCAAGACCAGAGAATTGTGGCTCAGCTCAATGCGCAGGACTCTAGCAAGCCCATCGAAGATCGGATTGAAGAGCGCCAAGCGATGATTCGTCAACTGCGTGACACAGTTACGATCAACACCGAGAATAAGAACCTGGCGGTTCTCTATGAACAACTCGGCAAGCAAAAACTTGCAATGCAGGATTTCATTGCCGCCGAGCTCGCCTTTCGACAAGCGCTGTCGTTAGATTCCAAAAACCCGGCGTATGCCAGCGATTTGGGTGACCTCATCTATCGCTTTTCGAGGAATGCAGCCACCTCGAACGAACGAGCGAAGCTTCTTGCCCAAGCAGCCGAGTTTTGGCGTCAAGCATTCGTCAACGAGACCGACCCGAAAGTTAAGGCAAAGTACGGCACTGGCGCAGCCGTGGCTCTCTACGATTTAGCCCGTGAGCAGCTCCAAATGAATATCTCGGACTTGGCAAAGGAGAATCTGTACAGCGCACGGGAATACGAAGACCCAAACTCTGAATTGGGTCGACGAATCCAGCAACTTCTTGACCAGCTTACGCGGTGAGGGCTAACCGCGCTTAGGAGCGGCGGCTACATAAACATAGTCACCGATCCCCCTGCTGACTTCTTCTGAATCGGTCCCCTCGATCATTGTCATCGTGATCCCAGTCTCCCCGGTTCGCTTCTGAATCTGATAGTTGATCCCCTGTCCGTACATCACATGCCCTGCGCCCGCAACCACCACGAACACCGTATTTGAAATGGTGGGAGACTTGGCAAGGTATTTCAGAGCTGTGTCCGCCATTCCGGCATCCCACAACACTTGAGCCGAGTAAACAAACTCTGCCCGCTCGCCTGTCATAGGGTGACCCCCCATCAGAGCTGTAAAAACGGCGCGGTGGTTTTGATTTGTGAGATCGGGCTCAGGCACTTGAGCACGTATTTCGGATGAAAGAGACTTGAAGCCCTCACGGCCCGTTTGCCGGACCCATTCTCTTGGCACATTCATGGCAACCATCGGGAGTCGATACTTCTTCGTCGCTTCAAAGATCGGCCGATAAAGCGCAAAGTCAAACCCCCACTGCTTCTTCCAATCACTCTTCTCGATGAACTCTTCTTCACTCCACCACCCCAGCGTCCAGCCGTTGAGATTGTCTTGAACGGGTCGTGTGAACATCTCAAAACCAACGATCACGTTTCGTCCGCGCTTAGCTAACGCTTCAATGACCGTCGCTTGCATCTTGTGGTGGTCGGGATTGTCGTGAAGCTCGCCCAGAAAAACAAAACGGTGTCCATCGGCAGCAGCTGCA
Encoded proteins:
- a CDS encoding ChaN family lipoprotein yields the protein MSALASILIASTHVLFQGQPATASDPNRLSIGRPGTLRVELGKIRSTQSGKLASPDDVAAAADGHRFVFLGELHDNPDHHKMQATVIEALAKRGRNVIVGFEMFTRPVQDNLNGWTLGWWSEEEFIEKSDWKKQWGFDFALYRPIFEATKKYRLPMVAMNVPREWVRQTGREGFKSLSSEIRAQVPEPDLTNQNHRAVFTALMGGHPMTGERAEFVYSAQVLWDAGMADTALKYLAKSPTISNTVFVVVAGAGHVMYGQGINYQIQKRTGETGITMTMIEGTDSEEVSRGIGDYVYVAAAPKRG
- a CDS encoding protein kinase produces the protein MSDHSVGTLGKYQIIREIARSNDIVYEAYDPVMNRRVALKELAMPGGASQQAREERTKRFLREAKAAGSMADPNIVTIYEYGEENGRHYIAMEYLDGHTLRNEIDTQGFLELGESFRIAREVLKALEYAHNKGVIHRDIKPDNIQLLPDDRVKITDFGIARLTFEPNITMDGQVFGTPSYMSPEQVVGKEIDVRSDLFSVGVILYEMIGGQKPFPGDSVVAITHAIMNREPDQPRQANHVVWQFLMRAMDKSPQLRFPSATAMIAALNQAEASTKSVVADPGPTMGGPPLASNNYGQPNPYAQPNPYGQQQPIAAPPINNPYAYPQPPGQPAPPPTYPYNPYSQNQLPQQMVPGSYVPQQPGNVYPPVPVYYPPPPRQPLFKPETKQFLGKLFLTILILGTLFALVFVALTSLNSAIQQANRQEQDQRIVAQLNAQDSSKPIEDRIEERQAMIRQLRDTVTINTENKNLAVLYEQLGKQKLAMQDFIAAELAFRQALSLDSKNPAYASDLGDLIYRFSRNAATSNERAKLLAQAAEFWRQAFVNETDPKVKAKYGTGAAVALYDLAREQLQMNISDLAKENLYSAREYEDPNSELGRRIQQLLDQLTR